A genomic window from Triticum urartu cultivar G1812 chromosome 7, Tu2.1, whole genome shotgun sequence includes:
- the LOC125523888 gene encoding putative F-box/FBD/LRR-repeat protein At4g13965: MTKPGKRAKAMAVGDRISGLPDELLHRILFSLPAQDAVRTCVLSPRWRHLWLSARHLNVSTLGFTGEVRFAQFVNNLLLRRGHAPLDTFCLRAEGPHILFDNIRDTANLWIYHALRCNVQALSIADHDLYEEGETEDILRTFHPDRYSFTSSHLKRLHLHYVCVSNCLIKQLFSGCPALEDLEMNDCDITATEFSSTTLKNLSISTVGFSVTKDEEVDIVINMPSLVSLCIGALLCTKPSFINMRSLLTASIHSEQTGFEFVNGCSILRAFSNARNLTLLHVGPMVGKELLGNEILFHQVVFTNLTTLSLNEWCLHNSCKALLYLLRHSPNLEKLTLGLSEVGALIYRRPELSGNFAVKINPCCKGTETPFYCQKLKKIEITCPKHDKRVGVVVAILCANLISLPEINIKPS; encoded by the exons ATGACGAAGCCAGGCAAGAGAGCGAAAGCAATGGCCGTTGGCGACAGGATCAGCGGCCTCCCCGACGAGCTGCTCCACCGCATCCTGTTCTCCTTGCCGGCGCAGGACGCCGTGCGCACGTGCGTGCTGTCACCAAGGTGGCGCCACCTCTGgttgtccgcacggcacctcaaTGTCAGCACTCTGGGGTTCACCGGCGAGGTGAGATTCGCCCAGTTTGTGAATAACTTGCTGCTGCGTCGTGGCCATGCACCTCTCGACACCTTCTGCCTGCGCGCTGAGGGGCCTCACATTTTGTTTGACAATATCCGTGACACTGCCAACCTGTGGATATACCATGCCCTGAGGTGCAATGTTCAGGCGTTGAGTATTGCCGACCATGACCTGTACGAGGAAGGCGAAACAGAAGATATTCTTAGAACCTTCCACCCCGACCGTTACTCCTTTACCTCATCACACTTGAAAAGATTGCATCTTCACTATGTTTGTGTCAGCAATTGCCTCATCAAGCAGCTCTTTTCTGGCTGCCCGGCGTTGGAAGACCTAGAGATGAATGACTGTGACATCACTGCCACAGAATTTTCCTCTACCACATTGAAGAACTTGAGCATCAGCACCGTTGGTTTCTCTGTAACAAAAGATGAGGAAGTTGATATTGTTATAAATATGCCTAGTCTAGTCTCGCTATGCATCGGTGCACTACTCTGTACGAAGCCTTCTTTTATCAACATGCGATCATTGTTAACAGCCTCCATTCACTCAGAACAGACAGGGTTTGAATTTGTTAATGGCTGCTCTATTCTTCGTGCTTTTTCGAACGCCAGGAACTTGACACTGCTGCACGTTGGCCCCATG GTTGGGAAGGAATTATTGGGAAATGAGATACTATTCCATCAAGTAGTGTTCACTAATTTGACAACTTTGTCTTTGAATGAATGGTGTTTGCATAATAGCTGCAAAGCACTGCTGTACTTGCTTAGGCACTCACCTAATTTAGAAAAGCTTACTCTTGGGTTGTCCGAG GTTGGAGCTTTAATCTATCGACGTCCCGAGCTTTCAGGAAATTTTGCTGTGAAAATAAACCCCTGTTGCAAGGGAACAGAGACACCATTTTATTGCCAGAAGCTTAAGAAAATCGAAATTACCTGCCCAAAGCATGATAAAAGAGTCGGTGTCGTGGTGGCGATCTTATGCGCTAACCTTATCTCTCTCCCAGAAATAAATATCAAGCCATCTTGA